In Microbacterium enclense, one genomic interval encodes:
- a CDS encoding ABC transporter ATP-binding protein: MLGKLLVRYLAPYRWLLVALLVFQFAAAMASLYLPRLNADIIDQGVARGDTNFIWSRGMIMLVISLGQITASVIATYFAARAAMAAGRDIRRDVFVKVSGFSERELSQFGAGSLITRNTNDVQQVQMLAMMGATMLVSAPLLAIGGIFMALQQDVGLSWLIGVSVPALLIAAGLIIARMVPLFRSYQSKLDAVNRVMREQLTGVRVVRAFVRERIEEERFREANTDIMIVGRKVGSLFVLLFPLAMLVLNVTVVGVIWFGGIQVDSGSVEIGTLFAFMQYVAQILMGVLMASFMTVMIPRAAVSAERIGEVLDSHSTLERPENPVSVFPTPGSVAFDDVAFAYPGAESPVIAGVSFTAKPGETVAIVGSTGAGKTTLVSLIPRLFDVTAGAVRVGGVDVREADLDVLWKGIGLVPQRPFLFSGTVASNLRFGREDATDDELWHALQIAQGRDFVEAMEGGLEGRISQGGTNVSGGQRQRLAIARAIVHRPAVLVFDDSFSALDLSTDARLRQALWDELPEVTKIVVAQRVSTITGADRIVVLEDGRMVGLGTHEELLETSATYREIVESQLGVEA; encoded by the coding sequence GTGCTCGGAAAACTCCTCGTCCGTTATCTCGCGCCGTACCGCTGGCTGCTCGTCGCGCTCTTGGTCTTCCAGTTCGCCGCGGCGATGGCATCCCTGTACCTGCCGCGTCTCAACGCCGACATCATCGACCAGGGCGTCGCTCGCGGCGACACGAACTTCATCTGGTCGCGCGGCATGATCATGCTCGTGATCTCGCTCGGCCAGATCACCGCGTCGGTCATCGCCACGTACTTCGCCGCCCGTGCCGCCATGGCAGCGGGCCGTGACATCCGTCGCGACGTGTTCGTGAAGGTCAGTGGTTTCAGCGAGCGCGAGCTGTCGCAGTTCGGCGCGGGCTCCCTCATCACCCGCAACACCAACGACGTGCAGCAGGTGCAGATGCTCGCGATGATGGGCGCGACCATGCTCGTCAGCGCGCCGCTGCTGGCGATCGGCGGCATCTTCATGGCCCTTCAGCAAGACGTGGGGCTGAGCTGGTTGATCGGCGTCTCGGTCCCGGCCCTCCTGATCGCCGCAGGCCTCATCATCGCCCGCATGGTGCCGCTGTTCCGCAGCTACCAGTCCAAGCTCGACGCCGTGAACCGCGTCATGCGCGAGCAGCTGACCGGTGTCCGTGTCGTCCGCGCCTTCGTGCGTGAGCGCATCGAAGAAGAGCGCTTCCGCGAGGCCAACACCGACATCATGATCGTGGGCCGCAAGGTCGGCTCGCTGTTCGTCCTCCTGTTCCCGCTCGCCATGCTCGTGCTCAACGTCACGGTGGTCGGGGTCATCTGGTTCGGCGGCATCCAGGTCGACAGCGGCTCCGTCGAGATCGGCACGTTGTTCGCGTTTATGCAGTACGTCGCGCAGATCCTCATGGGTGTGCTCATGGCGAGCTTCATGACGGTGATGATTCCGCGCGCCGCCGTCTCGGCCGAGCGCATCGGAGAAGTGCTCGACAGTCACTCGACCCTCGAGCGCCCCGAGAACCCCGTCAGCGTCTTCCCGACACCGGGCTCGGTCGCCTTCGACGACGTCGCCTTCGCGTACCCCGGCGCCGAGTCGCCGGTGATCGCGGGCGTGAGCTTCACAGCGAAGCCGGGTGAGACCGTCGCGATCGTGGGTTCCACGGGGGCGGGGAAAACCACTCTCGTCTCGCTCATCCCGCGCCTGTTCGACGTGACGGCGGGTGCCGTGCGCGTCGGGGGCGTCGACGTGCGCGAGGCCGACCTCGACGTGCTGTGGAAGGGTATCGGTCTGGTGCCGCAGCGGCCTTTCCTCTTCAGCGGCACGGTGGCATCCAACCTCCGCTTCGGGCGCGAAGACGCCACCGACGACGAGCTCTGGCACGCGCTGCAGATCGCGCAGGGTCGGGACTTCGTCGAAGCGATGGAGGGCGGGCTCGAGGGGCGCATCTCGCAGGGCGGCACGAACGTGTCCGGTGGGCAACGTCAGCGTCTGGCCATCGCCCGCGCCATCGTGCACCGACCGGCGGTCCTCGTCTTCGACGACTCGTTCTCGGCGCTCGACCTCAGCACCGACGCGCGCCTTCGGCAAGCCCTGTGGGACGAGCTGCCCGAGGTGACCAAGATCGTGGTCGCCCAGCGCGTGTCCACCATCACCGGCGCCGACCGCATCGTGGTTCTCGAAGACGGCCGCATGGTCGGTCTCGGCACGCACGAGGAGTTGCTCGAGACGAGCGCCACGTACCGCGAGATCGTCGAGTCGCAGCTGGGGGTGGAAGCGTGA
- a CDS encoding ABC transporter ATP-binding protein, protein MSTPDALTEEERAEFELAEQARLNSGDWDSVAPGKAANFGASFRRLIGLLRPHAWAFAVVSLLGALGVVLAVLAPRVLGTATNIIFEGAVSRALGQSFPAGTSKDAVVQALQSGGQNEFANVVAAMDTFQVGAGVDFDALRLVIVAVLAIYVGSSLLSWIQGYVINVIMVRTMWRLREDVEAKINRLPLSYFDKVQRGELISRVTNDIDNITQTMQQSLSSALTSVLTVVGVLIMMFTISWQLALVALVSLPLMAIIFGVIGPKSQKAFGTQWKKVGRLNARVEESFSGHALVKVYGREKDAREKFEVENEELYQASFRAQFLSGMIMPGMMFVGNLTYVGIAVLGGLMVAGGQLRLGDVQAFIQYSQQFTQPLSQLGGMAAVVQSGTASAERVFALLDAEEQEPDAADAPRPVDGRGVIEFENVAFAYTPERPLITDLSFRVEPGQTVAIVGPTGAGKTTLVNLVMRFYELDSGRILLDGQDIADLRRDDVRSRTGMVLQDPWLFAGTIRDNIRYGRESATDDEIVEAAVATRVDQFVHSLPDGYDTVLDEDAANVSAGEKQLITIARAFVARPSVLILDEATSSVDTRTESLLQQAMAALREGRTSFVIAHRLSTIRDADLILVMEHGDIVEQGTHDELIAQHGAYWRLYQSQFQNAATAELDADARADAQGAVQGVES, encoded by the coding sequence GTGAGCACTCCCGACGCCCTGACCGAAGAAGAGCGCGCCGAGTTCGAGCTCGCCGAGCAGGCCCGGCTGAACTCCGGTGACTGGGACAGCGTCGCCCCCGGCAAGGCCGCGAACTTCGGCGCGAGCTTCCGCCGCCTGATCGGGCTGCTGCGCCCGCACGCGTGGGCCTTCGCCGTCGTTTCGCTCCTCGGGGCGCTCGGGGTCGTGCTCGCGGTCCTCGCGCCGCGAGTGCTCGGTACCGCGACGAACATCATCTTCGAGGGGGCCGTGTCGCGTGCCCTCGGGCAGAGCTTCCCCGCGGGCACGTCGAAAGACGCCGTCGTCCAAGCACTGCAGTCGGGCGGACAGAACGAGTTCGCCAACGTCGTCGCCGCGATGGACACCTTCCAGGTCGGCGCCGGCGTCGACTTCGACGCTCTGCGCCTGGTCATCGTCGCGGTCCTCGCGATCTATGTCGGCTCGTCCCTGCTGTCGTGGATCCAGGGCTACGTCATCAACGTGATCATGGTGCGCACGATGTGGCGTCTGCGCGAAGACGTCGAGGCGAAGATCAACCGCCTGCCGCTGTCGTACTTCGACAAGGTGCAGCGGGGGGAGCTCATCTCGCGCGTGACGAACGACATCGACAACATCACGCAGACGATGCAGCAGTCGCTCTCGAGCGCGCTCACCTCGGTGCTCACGGTCGTCGGCGTGCTGATCATGATGTTCACGATCTCCTGGCAGCTCGCGCTCGTGGCGCTCGTCTCGCTGCCGCTGATGGCGATCATCTTCGGCGTGATCGGCCCCAAGTCGCAGAAGGCGTTCGGCACGCAGTGGAAGAAGGTCGGGCGTCTCAACGCCCGCGTCGAGGAGTCGTTCTCGGGCCACGCGCTGGTCAAGGTTTACGGCCGAGAGAAAGACGCCCGCGAGAAGTTCGAGGTCGAGAACGAAGAGCTCTACCAGGCGAGCTTCCGGGCCCAGTTCCTCTCCGGCATGATCATGCCGGGCATGATGTTCGTCGGAAACCTCACCTACGTCGGGATCGCGGTGCTCGGCGGTCTCATGGTCGCGGGCGGTCAGCTCCGCCTCGGCGACGTGCAGGCGTTCATCCAGTACTCGCAGCAGTTCACGCAGCCGCTGTCGCAGCTGGGTGGCATGGCGGCCGTCGTGCAGTCGGGGACCGCCTCGGCCGAGCGCGTCTTCGCCTTGCTCGACGCCGAGGAACAGGAGCCGGATGCCGCCGACGCCCCGCGCCCGGTCGACGGTCGCGGCGTCATCGAGTTCGAGAACGTCGCGTTCGCCTATACGCCGGAGCGCCCGCTCATCACGGATCTGTCTTTCCGCGTCGAGCCTGGGCAGACGGTGGCGATCGTGGGGCCCACCGGCGCGGGCAAGACGACGCTGGTCAATCTCGTCATGCGGTTCTACGAGCTCGACTCCGGTCGCATCCTGCTCGACGGACAGGACATCGCCGACCTCCGCCGCGACGACGTTCGCTCGCGCACCGGCATGGTTCTGCAAGATCCCTGGCTGTTCGCCGGCACGATCCGCGACAACATCCGCTACGGGCGCGAGAGCGCCACCGACGACGAGATCGTCGAGGCTGCCGTGGCCACACGGGTCGACCAGTTCGTGCACTCGCTGCCCGACGGGTACGACACCGTGCTCGACGAGGACGCGGCGAACGTCTCGGCCGGTGAGAAGCAGCTCATCACGATCGCGCGCGCGTTCGTCGCCCGCCCATCCGTGCTGATCCTCGACGAGGCCACCTCATCGGTCGACACCCGCACCGAGTCGCTGCTGCAGCAGGCGATGGCGGCTCTGCGCGAGGGACGCACCTCGTTCGTCATCGCGCACCGTCTCTCGACCATCCGCGACGCCGATCTCATCCTCGTGATGGAGCATGGCGACATCGTCGAGCAGGGCACCCATGACGAGCTCATCGCCCAGCACGGCGCGTACTGGCGTCTCTACCAGTCGCAGTTCCAGAACGCCGCCACGGCGGAGCTCGATGCCGACGCGCGTGCCGACGCGCAGGGAGCTGTTCAGGGCGTCGAGTCCTGA
- a CDS encoding glycosyltransferase: MTTPATPSDPTPDDSPVDAPADRPLTVLIGADTFLPHVNGAARFAERLAAGLVARGHDVHVAAPSIGHSHSGTFTEVIEGEPMTMHRLPAYRFLPHDWLTFVLPWRAKHYARQVLDQVKPDVVHIQSHIVIGRGLTREARTRGIPVIATNHVMAENILDFTTLPDFLDRIFVKLAWADAARTFAMTRAVTTPTRRAADFLESTIGIRGVIPISCGIDRSNYTPDLGPREASRVLFVGRLTTEKGIDVVLRALAMLDPALDVTFDIVGGGDQRRSLEQLAEQLGLADRVIFHGHTSEEELRSLYTRATVFAIASIAELQSIATMEAMASGLPVVAADAVALPHLVHDGENGYLFEPGNAEELAARLTDVLTADPEERRRMQQASLDGVIVHDIGRTLDTFEALYRGQPIPE, translated from the coding sequence GTGACCACTCCTGCGACGCCCTCCGATCCGACGCCGGACGACAGTCCGGTCGACGCGCCCGCTGACCGTCCCCTGACCGTCCTCATCGGCGCCGACACCTTCCTCCCCCACGTCAACGGTGCCGCCCGCTTCGCGGAGCGTCTCGCCGCGGGGCTCGTCGCCCGCGGGCACGACGTGCACGTCGCCGCCCCGAGCATCGGGCACAGCCACTCGGGCACCTTCACCGAGGTGATCGAGGGGGAGCCGATGACTATGCACCGGCTCCCCGCCTACCGCTTCCTCCCGCACGACTGGCTGACGTTCGTGCTCCCGTGGCGGGCCAAGCACTACGCGCGTCAGGTGCTCGACCAGGTGAAGCCCGACGTTGTCCACATCCAGTCGCACATCGTGATCGGTCGTGGGCTCACCCGCGAAGCGCGCACGCGCGGCATCCCGGTCATCGCGACCAACCACGTCATGGCTGAGAACATCCTCGACTTCACGACCCTCCCCGACTTCCTCGATCGCATCTTCGTCAAGCTCGCCTGGGCAGATGCGGCGCGGACGTTCGCGATGACCCGCGCGGTGACCACCCCCACTCGCCGGGCTGCCGACTTCCTCGAATCGACGATCGGGATCCGGGGCGTCATTCCGATTTCGTGCGGGATCGACCGCTCCAACTACACGCCCGATCTCGGGCCTCGCGAGGCGAGCCGCGTCCTCTTCGTCGGCCGTCTCACGACCGAGAAGGGCATCGACGTGGTGCTGCGTGCGCTCGCGATGCTCGACCCCGCGCTCGACGTGACCTTCGACATCGTCGGGGGCGGCGACCAGCGTCGCAGTCTCGAGCAGCTCGCCGAGCAGCTGGGTCTCGCCGACCGCGTGATCTTCCACGGCCACACCTCCGAAGAGGAGCTGCGTTCGCTGTACACGCGGGCGACCGTCTTCGCCATCGCGTCGATCGCGGAGCTGCAGTCGATCGCGACGATGGAGGCCATGGCATCCGGTCTCCCCGTGGTCGCGGCCGACGCCGTGGCACTGCCGCACCTCGTGCACGACGGGGAGAACGGCTACCTGTTCGAGCCGGGCAACGCCGAGGAGCTGGCGGCTCGCTTGACCGACGTGCTGACCGCCGACCCCGAAGAGCGGCGGCGCATGCAGCAGGCCTCGCTCGACGGTGTCATCGTGCACGACATCGGCCGCACCCTCGACACCTTCGAGGCGCTGTACCGCGGACAGCCGATCCCGGAGTGA
- a CDS encoding glycosyltransferase, whose amino-acid sequence MHVVMFADQHLESLGGAQVSMRLQKRFLERAGHVVTVVAPRMHRPAPDDGAYVDLPSLAITPDREYALTWPGARTDRFVDAELGARLPVDVVHVQGDFWGAFIGHRFAARHRLPVVHTMHNRVDVGIEATAPFPSLVLRVLNSWARRALRGPETRRSAVISQSSGENPRGPRDSAGSATAVPAAESAGGWAYLRRFAGLSRAITAPSAHFARRLEQHGVVPRDAGVDVVWNGIDDDLLDAALAVGAEARRPGKPRFVWLGRMSPEKRLLPFLEAVARSGIDADVEIIGGGGQLRAAQKLVAETGPVASVVFSGRLSYAETLARLAAADAVVQTSIGFETQGMTVFEAASLGTPAVVSDPDIASELGAGVWAVPDATTSALAETLRRAASDITAGTPVEVDPTIAERFRQSSRTAAMIAVYERAVARGR is encoded by the coding sequence GTGCACGTGGTGATGTTCGCCGATCAGCACCTCGAGTCGCTCGGCGGCGCGCAGGTGTCGATGCGGCTGCAGAAGCGGTTCCTCGAGCGCGCCGGCCACGTCGTGACGGTCGTCGCTCCGCGCATGCACCGGCCCGCGCCCGATGACGGGGCCTACGTCGATCTCCCTTCGCTCGCCATCACGCCCGATCGCGAGTACGCGCTGACCTGGCCGGGTGCCCGCACGGACCGGTTCGTGGATGCCGAACTCGGTGCGCGCCTGCCCGTCGACGTCGTGCACGTCCAGGGTGACTTCTGGGGCGCGTTCATCGGTCACCGATTCGCGGCCCGGCATCGCCTGCCCGTGGTCCACACGATGCACAACCGCGTCGACGTCGGTATCGAGGCGACGGCGCCGTTCCCGTCGCTCGTGCTGCGGGTGCTGAACTCCTGGGCGCGGCGCGCGTTGCGCGGACCGGAAACTCGGAGGAGTGCGGTGATCTCGCAGTCCTCGGGTGAGAATCCGCGAGGTCCGCGCGATTCTGCGGGTTCCGCGACCGCCGTTCCCGCCGCGGAATCGGCCGGCGGCTGGGCGTACCTCCGCCGCTTCGCCGGGCTGTCCCGCGCGATCACCGCGCCCTCCGCGCACTTCGCGCGACGGCTCGAACAGCACGGTGTCGTCCCGCGGGACGCGGGAGTCGACGTCGTGTGGAACGGCATCGACGATGACCTCCTCGACGCCGCCCTCGCCGTCGGTGCCGAGGCCCGCCGCCCCGGGAAGCCGCGTTTCGTCTGGCTCGGACGCATGAGCCCCGAAAAGCGTCTCCTGCCCTTCCTCGAGGCGGTCGCCCGGTCGGGGATCGACGCCGACGTCGAGATCATCGGTGGCGGCGGGCAACTCCGCGCGGCGCAGAAGCTCGTCGCCGAGACCGGGCCGGTGGCATCCGTGGTCTTCTCCGGGCGGCTGAGCTACGCCGAGACGCTGGCCCGGTTGGCCGCCGCCGACGCTGTCGTGCAGACCTCGATCGGGTTCGAGACGCAGGGGATGACGGTCTTCGAGGCGGCCTCGCTCGGGACCCCGGCCGTGGTCAGCGACCCCGATATCGCGTCCGAACTGGGGGCGGGTGTGTGGGCGGTTCCGGATGCCACGACCTCCGCCCTCGCCGAGACCCTGCGCCGCGCGGCTTCCGACATCACCGCCGGCACCCCGGTCGAGGTCGACCCGACGATTGCGGAGCGCTTCCGCCAGTCTTCGCGCACCGCGGCGATGATCGCCGTGTACGAACGAGCGGTCGCCCGCGGGCGCTGA
- a CDS encoding helix-turn-helix domain-containing protein, whose amino-acid sequence MRSVAVVIQPGFAPFEFGLACEAFGLDRSDDGIPNFDFRIVAPDPGAVPSNIGFSVNVELGLEAAADADIVVLSPIPRDQWGAVDPRVTEIVRAAHARGAWLLSVCSGAFVIAAAGVLDGKRATTHWRYADVMARMYPSIEVDPDVLYVQSERIITSAGTAAGLDACLHLLRQELGAELTNRIARRMVVAPQRDGGQAQFIASPLPAAPSLSLAPVTEWMLQNLDAELSVDQLASRAHMSARTFARRFKADLGATPAAWLARQRLLHAQRLLEETDLGLDRIAAECGFGSAAVLRQNFARTLGLTPTAYRARFSCADDVRAAAGEAVPA is encoded by the coding sequence ATGCGTTCTGTCGCCGTCGTCATCCAGCCCGGGTTCGCCCCGTTCGAGTTCGGTCTCGCCTGCGAGGCGTTCGGCCTCGATCGCAGCGACGACGGCATCCCGAACTTCGATTTCCGGATCGTCGCGCCCGATCCCGGCGCGGTGCCCTCGAACATCGGGTTCTCGGTCAATGTCGAGCTCGGACTCGAGGCGGCGGCCGACGCTGACATCGTGGTGCTCTCGCCGATTCCCCGCGACCAGTGGGGCGCCGTCGATCCACGCGTGACAGAGATCGTGCGTGCTGCGCACGCGCGAGGCGCCTGGCTGCTGAGCGTGTGCAGCGGCGCCTTCGTGATCGCCGCCGCGGGGGTGCTCGACGGCAAGCGTGCCACCACGCACTGGCGCTACGCGGACGTGATGGCGCGCATGTACCCCTCGATCGAGGTGGACCCCGACGTGCTCTACGTGCAATCGGAGCGCATCATCACGAGCGCGGGGACCGCGGCAGGGCTCGACGCCTGCCTGCACCTGCTCCGCCAGGAGCTCGGCGCGGAACTGACCAACCGCATCGCGAGGCGTATGGTCGTCGCCCCGCAGCGCGACGGGGGACAGGCCCAGTTCATCGCATCGCCGCTTCCTGCGGCCCCCTCGCTCTCGCTCGCCCCGGTGACCGAATGGATGCTCCAGAACCTCGATGCCGAGCTCTCGGTCGACCAGCTCGCGTCCCGCGCGCACATGTCGGCGCGCACGTTCGCCCGGCGTTTCAAGGCCGACCTGGGCGCCACTCCGGCAGCGTGGCTCGCGCGACAGCGCCTGCTCCACGCGCAGCGGCTCCTCGAGGAGACGGATCTCGGCCTCGATCGCATCGCGGCGGAGTGCGGCTTCGGCTCCGCGGCCGTGCTGCGGCAGAATTTCGCTCGCACCCTCGGCCTGACTCCGACGGCTTATCGTGCGCGCTTCTCCTGCGCCGACGACGTGCGTGCGGCAGCCGGCGAGGCCGTGCCGGCCTGA
- a CDS encoding AAA family ATPase yields MNATQQPGQEDARSALEQFGINLTDRARQGKLDPVIGRDGEIRRVSQVLTRRTKNNPVLIGEPGVGKTAVVEGLAQRIVAGDVAESLKNKELVSLDISALVAGAMYRGQFEERLKSVLKEITESDGRIITFIDELHVLMGAGGGEGSVAASNMLKPMLARGELRLIGATTLDEYREFIEKDAALERRFQQVYVGEPTVEDTVAILRGLKERYEAHHKVAIADAALVAAASLSNRYIPSRQLPDKAIDLIDEAASRLRMEIDSAPLEIDELRRHVDRLKLEELALKKEKDDASKERLATLRETLSAEQAKLDELQARWERERASLNRVGELKTRLDAARVDAERAQREGNLERASRLLYAEIPALERELMVAEREEPAGDRMVNEQVTDEDIAAVIAAWTGIPVGRLLQGETEKLLHLERELGKRLIGQKDAVKAVSDAVRRSRAGISDPNRPVGSFLFLGPTGVGKTELAKSLADFLFDDEHAMVRIDMSEYGEKHSVSRLVGAPPGYVGYEAGGQLTEAVRRRPYSVVLLDEVEKAHPEVFDVLLQVMDDGRLTDGQGRTVDFTNVILILTSNLGSPILIDPTLSMDAKREQVQALVRQAFKPEFVNRLDDIVIFQALSQDDLAQIVELAVDALHKRLRERRLTLAVTPDARSWLAERGYDPVYGARPLRRLIQSEIQDRLAMAILAGTVRDGDVVKVDVASDGDSLMLVSTGPASDGSEDDDVIEAEIVE; encoded by the coding sequence ATGAACGCCACTCAACAGCCGGGGCAGGAGGACGCGCGCAGCGCCCTCGAGCAGTTCGGGATCAACCTCACCGACCGGGCCCGCCAGGGCAAGCTCGACCCCGTGATCGGGCGCGACGGCGAGATCCGCCGCGTCAGCCAGGTGCTCACCCGGCGCACCAAGAACAACCCCGTTCTCATCGGCGAGCCCGGCGTCGGCAAGACCGCCGTCGTCGAGGGCCTCGCCCAGCGCATCGTCGCGGGCGACGTCGCCGAGAGCCTCAAGAACAAAGAGCTCGTCTCGCTCGACATCTCGGCGCTCGTCGCCGGGGCGATGTACCGCGGCCAGTTCGAGGAGCGCCTCAAGAGCGTCCTCAAAGAGATCACCGAGTCCGACGGACGCATCATCACGTTCATCGACGAGCTGCACGTGCTCATGGGTGCGGGCGGCGGCGAGGGTTCGGTCGCAGCCTCCAACATGCTCAAGCCCATGCTCGCCCGCGGTGAGCTGCGGCTGATCGGTGCGACCACGCTCGATGAGTACCGCGAGTTCATCGAGAAGGATGCCGCCCTCGAACGCCGCTTCCAGCAGGTCTACGTCGGCGAGCCCACGGTGGAGGACACCGTGGCGATCCTGCGCGGCCTCAAGGAGCGGTACGAGGCGCACCACAAGGTCGCGATCGCCGATGCGGCGCTCGTGGCCGCGGCATCCCTCTCCAACCGGTACATCCCGTCGCGCCAGCTCCCCGACAAGGCCATCGACCTGATCGACGAGGCCGCGTCGCGCCTGCGCATGGAGATCGACTCGGCCCCGCTCGAGATCGACGAGCTGCGCCGGCATGTCGACCGCCTGAAGCTCGAAGAGCTCGCGCTGAAGAAGGAGAAGGACGACGCCTCGAAGGAGCGTCTGGCGACCCTTCGCGAGACGCTCTCGGCGGAGCAGGCCAAGCTCGACGAACTGCAGGCCCGGTGGGAGCGCGAACGCGCATCCCTCAACCGCGTGGGTGAGCTCAAGACCCGTCTCGACGCGGCCCGCGTGGATGCCGAACGCGCCCAGCGCGAGGGAAACCTCGAGCGCGCGTCGCGCCTGCTGTACGCCGAGATCCCGGCGCTCGAGCGCGAGCTGATGGTCGCCGAGCGCGAGGAGCCCGCGGGCGACCGCATGGTCAACGAGCAGGTGACCGACGAAGACATCGCGGCCGTCATCGCGGCGTGGACGGGTATCCCGGTGGGGCGTCTGCTGCAGGGCGAGACCGAGAAGCTGCTGCACCTCGAGCGCGAGCTCGGCAAGCGCCTGATCGGACAGAAGGATGCCGTGAAGGCGGTGTCCGACGCCGTCCGTCGCTCGCGCGCCGGGATCAGCGACCCCAATCGTCCGGTCGGTTCGTTCCTGTTCCTCGGACCCACGGGTGTCGGCAAGACCGAGCTGGCGAAGTCGCTCGCCGACTTCCTCTTCGACGACGAGCACGCCATGGTGCGCATCGACATGTCAGAGTACGGCGAGAAGCACTCCGTCTCGCGTCTGGTCGGTGCCCCTCCGGGGTACGTCGGATACGAGGCCGGCGGCCAGCTCACCGAGGCCGTGCGCCGACGCCCCTACAGCGTCGTGCTGCTGGATGAGGTCGAGAAGGCGCACCCCGAGGTGTTCGACGTGCTGCTGCAGGTGATGGACGACGGGCGCCTGACCGACGGTCAGGGGCGCACCGTCGACTTCACCAACGTCATCCTGATCCTGACCTCCAACCTCGGCTCGCCGATCCTGATCGATCCGACGCTGTCGATGGATGCCAAGCGGGAGCAGGTGCAGGCGCTGGTCCGCCAGGCCTTCAAGCCCGAGTTCGTGAACCGTCTCGACGACATCGTGATCTTCCAGGCCCTCAGCCAGGACGATCTCGCCCAGATCGTCGAGCTGGCGGTCGACGCCCTCCACAAGCGCCTGCGCGAGCGCCGGCTGACCCTCGCGGTCACGCCCGATGCCCGCTCGTGGCTCGCGGAGCGCGGCTACGACCCGGTGTACGGCGCGCGCCCGCTGCGGCGGCTCATCCAGTCCGAGATCCAGGATCGCCTCGCCATGGCGATCCTCGCGGGCACGGTGCGCGACGGCGATGTCGTCAAGGTCGACGTGGCCAGCGACGGCGACTCGCTCATGCTCGTGAGCACGGGCCCGGCGTCGGACGGTTCCGAAGACGACGACGTCATCGAGGCGGAGATCGTCGAGTAA
- a CDS encoding nitroreductase family protein, with the protein MSLVLDRTARTDAPILDVLAERWSTRVFDPETPIDEEALRSALEAARWAPSGMNFQPWRFIVARRGSEAFSRVVSALMGFNQAWAPNAGALIVALAETRTEDGEDRTWALYDTGQAVAHFTVQAHAGGLATHQMGGFVADDLRAAFGIEPRFVPVTVIAVGTLGDVEAAEEGLRQRELAPRERRTVAESLLVDE; encoded by the coding sequence ATGTCTCTCGTTCTCGATCGCACCGCCCGTACCGACGCGCCCATCCTCGACGTCCTCGCCGAGCGCTGGAGCACCCGCGTCTTCGATCCTGAAACCCCCATCGACGAGGAAGCCCTGCGCTCGGCCCTCGAGGCGGCGCGCTGGGCGCCGTCGGGCATGAATTTCCAGCCCTGGCGCTTCATCGTCGCCCGTCGCGGCTCTGAGGCGTTCAGCCGCGTGGTCTCGGCGCTCATGGGCTTCAACCAGGCCTGGGCCCCGAACGCCGGCGCCCTGATCGTCGCGCTCGCCGAGACCCGGACCGAGGACGGCGAGGATCGCACCTGGGCGCTGTACGACACCGGACAGGCCGTCGCGCACTTCACCGTGCAGGCGCACGCCGGCGGTCTCGCCACGCACCAGATGGGCGGCTTCGTCGCCGACGACCTGCGCGCCGCGTTCGGCATCGAGCCCCGCTTCGTGCCGGTCACCGTCATCGCCGTCGGCACCCTCGGCGACGTGGAAGCCGCCGAAGAGGGCCTGCGCCAGCGTGAGCTCGCTCCGCGCGAGCGCCGCACGGTCGCGGAGTCGCTTCTCGTCGACGAGTAA